The sequence below is a genomic window from Streptomyces sp. V1I1.
GTGAGACCCTGCGGCACACTCCTACGGCACAAAAGCCCCGGGCCCGGCACAGAGCCGGGCCCGGGGCAATTGTTGTGTCAGGCCGCTCCGTCACGCTCCCACCGGTAGAACTGGCGGGCCATCGCGTCCTTGGGGGTGCGCCAGGTCTCCGGGTCGTACGGGCTGACGAAGGCGGTGAGCCGGTCGCTGATGTCCCGGAACGCCGGATGGTCCGTCACCTTCGCGATCTCGGGGCCGGGGGGCCGCTCGGATTCGATCAGGTGCAGATACACG
It includes:
- a CDS encoding TcmI family type II polyketide cyclase: MHQALIVARMAPESAPDIARLFEASDNGELPHLVGVARRSLFQFGDVYLHLIESERPPGPEIAKVTDHPAFRDISDRLTAFVSPYDPETWRTPKDAMARQFYRWERDGAA